The Argentina anserina chromosome 5, drPotAnse1.1, whole genome shotgun sequence genome includes the window TTTCATTGGGTCTGATAAGATGTTAAGTCTGAGATTTAGAACTCGGGTTTTGGGTGTTATATGTGTCTGAAACTTGGGTTTTCCATTGATTTCAGAATTGCCCACCATGTGTTCGACATAATGCCTGCCGTTCATTGGTTCACTATAGAGACATAAATTGAGGGTCTTGTTTTTCTGTGATATAATCTGggcagtatttttttttttttttttgggtctgaATCTGGGCAGTATGTGATCTCCTGCAACGTTACTGCATTGTTTAGGACTGAATTCAAGCGAGACATCGGAACATTTGTAAGGAGAAGTAAGAATAAATCACTGTTTGTCTCTAAAGAATACATTGTTTTCTTTGAATCAGCATTCTCCGAAGCTAGCTGGGACTGTCAACTGGGGCACAGCAACTGTCGCTGGAGTATTTGCAGGCATGCTGTATGGTGGTAGCAAAGAGGCATCTGCTTCAGTCGTAAGTTTCTTGTACTCGACTCTTTGTAGCAAGTCATGATTAGTTGAGATGTTATGGTTATTATCCTTATCTTCCAAAAGATTGGATGTAAACAACATGATCATGTAGCTTTGTCCAATTGTCTTCTAAATTGGTGTTCTACTAGTGTGGCTACATTCAACTATATTAACTGAAAGTTGTGAGAAATTCTGCCTCTTTTGCCAGAGCAAGGATGCTGAAGTAATGCTGAAGCTTGGGAGCACACCAGACAAGCGGGAGCAATATTGTTTGATGAGAGATGCGATGGAGAAAAGGTTCATTCGGGTCACGCAAGGCTCAATAGTTGGCGGAGTGCGTCTTGGCTTGTTCACTGCTACCTTTTATGGTTTACAAAATCTGCTAGCTGAAAAAAGAGGTGTGCTAGATGTATTCAATATTGCGGGAGCTGGGTCAGCCACTGCTGCGACATTCGGGCTATTATGTACGAGTTATTCATACTATTCGGGTTAATTTATTGCCTGCTGCTATAGTCATTGGATATGTTATTAAGTATCAACATCTGAGGTTGATGTTAAAGCCTAAAAATGTGGAGATAATTGATGAACATTACTGTTGTTATCTCACATTCTGTTTCTAATATATCAAGTGCCAGGATCATTGCAATGGCGTGGAAGAAATATGTTGCTGGGTTCAATCCTTGGAGCAGCCATTGGTTTCCCACTGGGTACTATATTCTATCCATGGATTCTCTCATGCGTGTTGATTCCTATTCTGCTAATAAAGGTTAATGCATTTTGTTGCAGGGTGGGCTCACTTGAAGCTGGTGGAGATGGCAAATGAAGGGAATCCGCCCCTGCATCAAAGAGAACCACAGAGCGGTGTCGGTGCTGCTATTGAGAGGCTCGAAGAAAATTTGAACAAGTAGAACAGCTCCATTGAGAGTTGAGATTTCGTTATGAATTGGAATATGACTGGATTTCGTGTTGCCTTTTTCCTTGTGTTGGTAGGCCTCATATACTGAGAAATAACAGCACCTAGTAACAAGCATGTTATTGAGTTTTGATATCTGAAAAGGTGTTTTGACCCCTGAACATTTTCTGTTAATCTACCAATGTTCACCATGCCAGAATTAGCTTTGAATACCCTCACGGGCATAATTTTGTACAGAAAACAAAGGATTTTGAAACAGTCGCTGTTCAGTGTTGGCAATCTAATCTTTTCCAAATGAGCACTCGACTTTGATAGTTGATTACAGAGACAACAGAACTACAAATGCTCGGACAGACATCAGAAGTGAAAATATGCAACGTTGATTATAGTAACTCGCTTCCTCTAATTTATATGACCTCAAAGACAATAGGCATCTACCAAAATTCCGAGAAAAAAtagatcaaatcaaatcagcAAACAAGGGTCCACCGATATCTCTTTGGACCATTTTCATACATTTTCAATTTCCTTGAGTAGGCAGGGAGAGCTGGGACTGAGCAAGGGTGATCTTCAAGATAAACTCTCTCCCAACCAAAACGCAACTGCTCTTCCTAGCAGTCATTGTATTGAGACCAAGATTAACATCATGTTATCTTGCAAAACTGCCACCATATTCTTATTGCACCTTTCTGTTACATGGCTTCTATGCTTTCCATAATGCTA containing:
- the LOC126793353 gene encoding uncharacterized protein LOC126793353 produces the protein MEAQEKPEETVSEHSPKLAGTVNWGTATVAGVFAGMLYGGSKEASASVSKDAEVMLKLGSTPDKREQYCLMRDAMEKRFIRVTQGSIVGGVRLGLFTATFYGLQNLLAEKRGVLDVFNIAGAGSATAATFGLLLPGSLQWRGRNMLLGSILGAAIGFPLGWAHLKLVEMANEGNPPLHQREPQSGVGAAIERLEENLNK